Proteins encoded by one window of Arachis ipaensis cultivar K30076 chromosome B04, Araip1.1, whole genome shotgun sequence:
- the LOC110270732 gene encoding uncharacterized protein LOC110270732 codes for MVLSPPAGIVGTVALFSSPIPSHLSSSRHCRTKEALTPWHNRREGFPVDRHLFKRALSLSLTLSVSELRAFCRSLFEFTSLVPLSSARRFLFLPRLTFLPPSPPMEQEQQAEDIIYSIC; via the exons ATGGTGCTTTCGCCGCCGGCGGGAATCGTGGGTACCGTCGCACTCTTCTCATCGCCAATCCCTTCTCATCTTTCCTCTTCTCGTCACTGTCGCACAAAGGAAGCGTTGACCCCGTGGCATAACCGTCGCGAAGGTTTCCCGGTCGATCGTCATCTCTTCAAgcgcgctctctctctctcactcactctCTCTGTGTCTGAGCTTCGAGCTTTCTGTCGCTCTCTGTTCGAGTTCACTTCCCTTGTTCCGTTGTCATCAGCCCGTCGCTTCCTATTCCTCCCTCGCCTCACTTTCCTTCCTCCTTCGCCGCCG ATGGAACAGGAACAACAGGCAGAAGACATTATTTATTCAATTTGTTGA